The genomic DNA ACACCGTTGACCACAACACCTTCCAGGAGAACATCAACAAGTACCTGCAGGGCAATCCGGACGATGTCTTCATGTGGTTCGCCGGCTACCGGATGCAGTTCTTCGCCAAGAAGGGTCTGCTGTACGACATCAGTGACAACTGGCAGCACTACGAGGGCTTCTCGGACGCGCTGAAGGCCCAGTCCACCGGTGAGGACGGCAAGCAGTACCTCACGCCGTACTACTACTACCCGTGGGCCGTCTTCCACCGTAAGAGCCTCTTCGCCGACCGTGGCTACCAGGCGCCCAAGACGCTCGACGAGTACGTGGCGCTGGCCAAGCAGATGAAGAAGGACAAGCTCGACCCCATCGCGTTCTGCGACAAGGACGGCTGGCCCGCGATGGGCACCTTCGACTACATCAACATGCGGACCAACGGCTACGAGTTCCACAAGAGCCTGATGGCCGGCGAGGCGGCCTGGACGGACAAGCGGGTCAAGGAGGTCTTCGACACCTGGCGACGTCTCCTCCCGTACTGCCAGCAGGGCGCCAACGGCCGCACCTGGCAGGAGGCCGCGACCAGCCTGCAGAAGAAGGAAGCCGGCATGGCGGTCTTCGGCCTGCCGCACCCCGGTGCCCAGTTCCCGAAGGGCGAGCAGGAGGACATCGACTTCTTCCCGTTCCCGGTCATCAACCCGGAACACGGCCAGGACGCGGTCGAGGCTCCCATCGACGGCTTCCTGCTGGCGAAGAAGTCCAAGAACCTCAAGAACAAGAAGAGCGTGGAGAGTGCCAAGGACCTCCTGAAGTGGCTGGCCACCGGGAAGGCCGAGGACATCTACCTCAAGAGTGACCCCAACAACATCGCCGTCAACGACCAGGCGGACATCTCCCAGTACTCGGCGCTGCAGAAGAAGGCGGTGGAGCTCGTCTCCGGCGCGAAGCAGATCTCGCAGTTCCTGGACCGCGACACCCGGCCGGACTTCGCCTCGACCGTCATGATCCCGGCCATCCAGCAGTTCATCAGCAACCCGAACGATGTGGACGGTCTGGTCAACGGCATCGAGCGGCAGAAGAAGACCATCTTCGCCTCCGACTGAACCTGGAGTACCGACCGTGTCGTTCCTCTCGGCCCGGCGAACCGAACGACGGGGCCCGCGGCGATTCTCCGGCCGCGACCTCGTCGTCATCGGTCTGCTGCTCGGTATACCGGTCCTGCTCGACATCGCCGTCGTGTGGGGCCCGACCCTCGCCTCCGTCGTGCTCTCCTTCACCAGCTGGGACGGCATCGGCGACATCAAGTGGGTCGGTACGCAGAATTACGCGAACCTCTTCACCAACTACCCGCAGTTCTGGCCCGCCGCCCGGCACAACCTGCTCTGGCTCGCCTTCCTCGGCCTCGTCGCCACGCCGTTCGGACTGCTCCTCGCCGTACTCATCGACCGGGGCGTACGGTTCAGTCGCTTCTACCAGTCGACGCTGTACATGCCGGTCGTGCTGTCGCTCGCCGTGGTCGGCTTCATCGCGCAGCTCGTCTTCTCCCGCGACCAGGGCGCCCTCAACGCGATCGTCGGGGACACCAAGTCGCCGACCGACTGGCTCGGCGACCCGGACCTCAACATCTGGATGGTCCTGCTCGCCGCGGCCTGGCGGCACACCGGCTATGTGATGATCCTCTACCTCGCCGGGCTCAAGGCCGTCGACCCCTCGTTGAAGGAAGCCGCCGCCATCGACGGGGCGAGCGAGGCCCAGACCTTCTTCCGCATCGTCTTTCCCACACTGCGGCCGGTCAACGTCATCGTCGGCGTCATCACCGTCATCGAGTCCCTGCGCGCCTTCGACATCGTGTACGCCGTCAATCACGGCCGCAACGGACTCGAACTGCTCTCGGTGCTCGTCACCGACAACATCATCGGCGAGGCCAGCCGGGTCGGCTTCGGCTCCGCCATAGCCGTCGTCCTGCTGACCGTCTCCCTCGGATTCGTCGTGACGTACCTGGTCCAGGAGCTCCGAGGGGAGAAGAACCGATGACCGTCGACACCGCCCCCGCCCGCCCCGCCGCGCAGCCCGCGCCCGCGGCGCCCGCGGCCGGGCGCCGCAGAATCCGTCCCGGCCGGCTCGGGGTGCACGCCTTCCTGATGGCGGTCTCGATCGCGTTCCTCGCACCGTTGCTGCTCGCGGTGTACGCCTCGCTGCGACCGTACGAAGAGACCTCCGAGTACGGTTACTTCTCGCTCCCGAAGCATCTCTCGTTCGACTACTACCGGCAGGCGTTCACCGACTCGGGGATGACGAAGTACTTCGTCAACACGATGATCATCGCCGTCCCCGGGGTGCTCGTCACCCTCTTCCTCGCCTCGTTCGTGGCCTTCGCGCTGGCCCGGCTGAAGATGCGCGGCGGCATCGTCCTGCTGATGCTCTTCACGGCCGGGAACCTGCTGCCGCAGCAGGTGATCGTGACACCGCTGTACGTGGTGTTCAACCGCATCCCGCTGCCGTACTGGATGTCCGACTCGATGACGATGTACGACTCCTACTGGGCCGTCGTCGTCGTGCAGATCGGCTTCCAGATCGGCTTCTGTGTCTTCGTCCTCGCCAACTTCATGCGCACACTGCCGCAGGAGATCCTGGAGGCCGCCATCGTCGACGGCGCGGGCGTCTGGACGCAGTACTGGCGGATCACGCTGCCGTTGTGCCGCCCGGCTCTCGCCGCGCTCGGCACACTTCAGTTCACCTGGATGTACAACGACTTCCTCTGGGCACTGGTCTTCGTCTCCGACGGCGACAAGCTCCCCATCACCTCGGCCCTCAACAACCTTCGCGGGCAGTTCTTCACCGACTACAACCTCCTGGCCGCGGGCTCGGTGATCGTCGCCCTGCCGACGCTCGTGGTCTTCCTGCTGCTCCAGCGCCACTTCATCGCGGGGCTGACGCTGGGGTCCAGCAAGGGGTAGGACCTGACCTGCGCAGACAGGGTCATGCGCTCATCCCGACCAGGGGCGACGCGACGGCCGAGCCGCACTCGCGGAACCTCGTCGTGACCCAGTTCCGACAGGAAGAAGCCCCGCCGACCGGGTGATCGGTGGCGGGGCTCAGCTGTTCCTACGGGCAGGTCTCCTCGTACTTCACGGCGGTGAACTCGACGGGCTGTCCCTTCAACGCCGTGCCGGGGCGCGGGGACTGCGTGCACACCTGCCAGTTGCTTTCCAGGAACACGATGCGGTCATCGGGCATGGCATCGGTCACCGTGATCGAGGTGCCGGAGTCGAGCGCACCGCGGGCGGTGTTGACGGACTTCCCCACGAAGTTCGGCATGGTGCCGATGGCCTTGGCGGGTGCCTTCTGGTCCGAGGCCGGGCACGACTCCTCGAGTTTGACCGTCCCGAAGTCCAGCTCGGTGTCGAGCGGGATGGTCTTCCCCGCTTTGTGGTTCTGGCTGCAGACCTTCCAGTTCCGGTCGAACGCCTGCAGCCGATCCCGGCCGGCACTGTCGTGGGACGTCAGGGCGTAGAACCCGGCCTTCTGAGCCGCGTCCTGCGCGGACTGGAGCCCCATACCGACGAAGTCCGGGACGGCCTTCCGCTCGGCAGGCTTGTCATCGGACGACGGTTGCTTCGACATGGCGCCGACGGTGGTCGGGGTTGTGGGCTG from Streptomyces sp. NBC_01707 includes the following:
- a CDS encoding ABC transporter substrate-binding protein, which encodes MSRRSVLRGAAVGAGAITLPSLLTACGSGPGGDGKTIHMGSNSSDPIPKKAFAEAFKAYEAQSGGRKIAVNTVDHNTFQENINKYLQGNPDDVFMWFAGYRMQFFAKKGLLYDISDNWQHYEGFSDALKAQSTGEDGKQYLTPYYYYPWAVFHRKSLFADRGYQAPKTLDEYVALAKQMKKDKLDPIAFCDKDGWPAMGTFDYINMRTNGYEFHKSLMAGEAAWTDKRVKEVFDTWRRLLPYCQQGANGRTWQEAATSLQKKEAGMAVFGLPHPGAQFPKGEQEDIDFFPFPVINPEHGQDAVEAPIDGFLLAKKSKNLKNKKSVESAKDLLKWLATGKAEDIYLKSDPNNIAVNDQADISQYSALQKKAVELVSGAKQISQFLDRDTRPDFASTVMIPAIQQFISNPNDVDGLVNGIERQKKTIFASD
- a CDS encoding sugar ABC transporter permease; the encoded protein is MSFLSARRTERRGPRRFSGRDLVVIGLLLGIPVLLDIAVVWGPTLASVVLSFTSWDGIGDIKWVGTQNYANLFTNYPQFWPAARHNLLWLAFLGLVATPFGLLLAVLIDRGVRFSRFYQSTLYMPVVLSLAVVGFIAQLVFSRDQGALNAIVGDTKSPTDWLGDPDLNIWMVLLAAAWRHTGYVMILYLAGLKAVDPSLKEAAAIDGASEAQTFFRIVFPTLRPVNVIVGVITVIESLRAFDIVYAVNHGRNGLELLSVLVTDNIIGEASRVGFGSAIAVVLLTVSLGFVVTYLVQELRGEKNR
- a CDS encoding PASTA domain-containing protein, with the translated sequence MGDILNTRTAAAAVLVCLAAAALVGCDPATTSRQPTTPTTVGAMSKQPSSDDKPAERKAVPDFVGMGLQSAQDAAQKAGFYALTSHDSAGRDRLQAFDRNWKVCSQNHKAGKTIPLDTELDFGTVKLEESCPASDQKAPAKAIGTMPNFVGKSVNTARGALDSGTSITVTDAMPDDRIVFLESNWQVCTQSPRPGTALKGQPVEFTAVKYEETCP
- a CDS encoding carbohydrate ABC transporter permease, which gives rise to MTVDTAPARPAAQPAPAAPAAGRRRIRPGRLGVHAFLMAVSIAFLAPLLLAVYASLRPYEETSEYGYFSLPKHLSFDYYRQAFTDSGMTKYFVNTMIIAVPGVLVTLFLASFVAFALARLKMRGGIVLLMLFTAGNLLPQQVIVTPLYVVFNRIPLPYWMSDSMTMYDSYWAVVVVQIGFQIGFCVFVLANFMRTLPQEILEAAIVDGAGVWTQYWRITLPLCRPALAALGTLQFTWMYNDFLWALVFVSDGDKLPITSALNNLRGQFFTDYNLLAAGSVIVALPTLVVFLLLQRHFIAGLTLGSSKG